In Rubrobacter radiotolerans DSM 5868, a genomic segment contains:
- the jag gene encoding RNA-binding cell elongation regulator Jag/EloR, with product MTSFKEFNASTVDEAVAKAADRLGVTPADLSFKVLDEGSEGFLGIGARDARIEVALPETPAQAPEPAVDDRDRASLAVDESESEDTAPERSQAVEEAEAPDSLSSRLSDAVDGGDEQVSTPASEETIDRTRETVEAFVSAMGLNVRVDVYDTEEYIAVDLASDHTALLIGQKGETLDALQHLVNCAVYKGRPFTKRITLDSEGYRQRRIEAIQGMAHRAARKAVREDREFKLPPMQSTERRIVHLYLQDDDRVTTYSEGSGSERHVTVAPA from the coding sequence ATGACATCCTTTAAGGAGTTCAACGCCTCTACCGTAGATGAGGCTGTCGCTAAGGCCGCTGATAGGCTGGGCGTGACGCCCGCTGACCTCTCCTTCAAGGTTCTGGATGAAGGAAGTGAGGGTTTCCTGGGGATCGGTGCCAGGGATGCTCGTATCGAGGTTGCACTCCCGGAAACGCCTGCGCAGGCTCCCGAACCGGCTGTAGATGACCGGGATCGTGCATCTCTCGCAGTCGACGAGTCGGAGAGCGAAGACACTGCTCCTGAGCGGTCGCAGGCAGTCGAAGAAGCGGAGGCTCCCGATTCGCTTTCGTCCCGGCTTTCGGACGCTGTGGACGGTGGCGATGAGCAGGTCTCGACGCCGGCGTCAGAGGAGACGATCGATAGAACCCGCGAAACCGTTGAAGCTTTCGTCTCCGCTATGGGTCTGAACGTCCGGGTGGACGTTTACGACACCGAGGAGTACATCGCCGTGGATCTCGCATCAGACCATACGGCGCTGCTGATCGGCCAGAAGGGCGAGACGCTCGATGCTCTCCAGCATCTTGTCAACTGTGCTGTTTACAAAGGTAGGCCGTTCACGAAACGGATCACCCTTGACTCGGAAGGTTACCGCCAGCGCCGGATCGAAGCGATTCAAGGTATGGCTCACCGGGCCGCGCGCAAGGCTGTTCGGGAGGACCGGGAGTTTAAGTTGCCCCCGATGCAGTCCACAGAGCGCAGGATCGTACACCTCTACCTTCAGGACGACGATCGGGTTACTACGTATAGCGAGGGTTCCGGTTCCGAACGCCACGTTACCGTGGCTCCGGCGTAA